The DNA sequence CTTTCTGAGCTGGCCTGTCTGAAAGTATCTTTTGCTGGCACATTCTGTTCATAGCCTCCCCCGCCACCCcgtccacctcagggcctttgcacatgctgtcccCTCTCCTACCCACTTGGCCTCTTtcaccccctgcctccctcttcagCCTGTCATGccaccttcctttcctttgtccctaAGGGACACTAGAGTAGCTGGTGCGTTAGTTCATTTCCTGTGTCCCTCCTGCTGTGGGACTGTGAAGCTCCCGGACAGCAGAGCTGAGTTCTCTCTCCTCAGGGCAAAAGAGGGCACTCACCCGGCCTTGTGCAGCGGCAGGTGGTGCCGGGTGGTGGGCTCAGGGGAAGTGCCTCTGCTGCTGGCAGCCGTCGGCCAGGAGCTTCTCACCCTTCTGCCCTTGGGTCCAGCCTGGCCTTCGGCTTGGGGAAACGGCACCAGAAGTCACTCTTACCCGGTCATTGGCCCTCCTTTCCCCTTCGAGGGGCTCCTGTGTCATACACAGAGCCTCTCATCTGcttgcttctctttttcccatCTCCTGGCCATTTGTTTCACTCGGGAGACTCTCAGACTTTGTCCCGCAGTCCCCACCCGCCTCTGTCGTCCTACCCAGTCCCATCACCCTGACCCTTGCAGCTCGGCGCTCAGTTGCCCGTTTCTCCGGTTCCTCCATCGGGGATAGGCCGCCCCCACCCACAGTCTCAGAGGAGACCCCGTGAGGATCCCTGGGTGGGCCTGTGGGTCCTTCTACACCTGGGGTGGGGTCTGTGCTGCTAGTGAaccaccctccccacaccccctgcCCACTCTGGCCTCTGGAATCTGGGAGGGGTCTCTCTCTGAGCACACCCCCTCCTCTGGGCCCCGCAAGTGCAGGCTGTGGTGTTGGGGCTAGGAGGGAACAGCGGGGGAACTGGGGCAGCAGAAGCCAGGGAGTGGGCAGGACTTGGACTTGGTGGTCAGGCGGGGTTGGTGTGGCTGAGGGGGGCACCCAGGGGGGAACAGGCCGGACGGCAGGGCCTGGGACTGCCCTGCTGCCTGACCAGCCTCCCCCTTCCAGGCTGCCGTGACTCCCTGTGCATTAAAGCCCAGGCCCTGATGTCACAAGACCTTCCAGGTGGTTGTCCCTGGGTCCAGCCCTGCCCCTCCACACTCTCCCTGGCACTGTCCAGGCCCCTCTGCACCCATGCTGGAGCCCTGGGCTAGCCAGGCCCTCATGGGCCCAGGGCTGGTGGGGGCTGCAGCATGAGGTCAGGCGACCTCGAGGGAGAGACCTCTGCAGATGGAGAACCTCAGGCTCACCAAGGCCTCTGCCTCCATCCCTGGGCCTGGCTGTTCCAGGGTTTGGGTAGTGATGTGGGTGGGTAGTAGCCAGCAGAGGCTGTGGCCCTGTGTGGACTAGGCCACTTGCTCTGAGGGGCCCCTTCACACCAAGTCTGTGGCCAGGGGTCAGGACACTGCCCAAGAGCTCCTGGACAGTGGGCCTGGTTCTCCTCTTTCCTGGCCCCCGTCACTGGGCATGATAAATTGTTCCCCAAATCCCTGATTTGGGGCTCTGTTCAAGGCTTACATTCAAAGCCCGGCCTTCCCTACTTCTGAAGCCCCTTGACTCCTCCAGGCAAGCCATCCCCCTACCCCGGGCCCCctattcctgtttttttctgcatGGCTGCCTTGCATGTTGGCTTTGCTGGGAGGCTCCTGCCATCCCCCTGGCCACCCTCAGGACGCTGGGGAGGCTGGTCTCCCTGTGGCTGGTCAGGGGCCTCTGCAGTACTCAGGCAACAGGCGGAAGGGGTTCTGAATGGACCTGAGTTTCTCCAGGATGTTCCTTGTTTCCACTTCGCTCCCTTGGAAGGTCACAGCCAGGCCACAGACCAACACGGTGTGACTTCCCAGCTTCGCTGCCCCTCTCCCCACGGCCCTGTCACTGGCGGCTCTGGCTGTGCAGCAGGTCAGCTCATGGGACTGCagccctcccttctctccactcCACCTGGGTGCCTTAGTGTGACGCCAGCGGAGGGAAGTCCCCTTCCTGGCCTCCAGGTGACCCTGGGCCTCAACAAGGGCTGAGGATCCTTGGGCCTGGTCCCCTAGGCCCGGTCCCACCCGCAGGGGCATGATGAGCTCAGCGCCAGGCTGCCCTGCGGGGTCATCCAAGGGGAATGGGGGGTGATGTGGGGAAGGAGGTGCAGAGCTGCAGGGGGCTGGATTCCAACAGTGCTGGGGGCAGGGTCTGGGACAAACCGGTCCTCtcacctcctccccacctccccatccaGGTCCCCGGCCTGCGGCGTCTGCAGGTTGGGTTCGCGGGGATCGGGAGGAATCGGGAGGACGCGGAGAGAGCACCCCCTGCACCTGCACCGAGATAGTGGGGCGCATGCGCGGGCCGCGGAGGGCGGGGGCGCGGACCAGGCCGGGAGGGGTCCTGTGGGCCCCACATCCCGCGTGCGGTCAGAGGGGATCCAGGCAGCTGGGGGTCGCCGCGGTGCGCCAGGACGCAGCAGGCTGCGAGCGACGTGGGCATCAGAGCCGGCTCAGACCGCGACCCCGCGCTCAGGTTCCCAGGGGCGCCGGCCAGGAACCCGCGACGCCCCCTCCCCAAGGGCCCCGGCCGGGCCCTGCTTTCAGACAAAGGGGCGGGAGACGGAGATAGGTATGGAGATGCTTCCGTGACTGCGCCCGGCGGCCAAAGAGAAGGACGCGCGCTGCGGGTTCCGGCGGCCCGGCCCCAGCCCAGCGCTCCGAGACCCGCGCTGAGAGGCGGGGGTGCAGGGACCGGGCGGGAGGCGCCCTGCTCCGAGCCCCACGGAGCGCCCCTTCTGGGCCAGGAGCCCCGACCGCGCGATCTCCGGGCCTCGGCCACCTCGCTGGGCTCGGTCATCCCGTCGCGCCCTGGGCCGCCCCCGCCCGAGCGCACTCCCGCCAGCAGCCCGCGCCGGCCTTGTCGCAGCACCCTAGTGTGCCATCGGGCTGGCAAGGAGGCGGCGTCTGCTCCCACCCCCGAGATCACATGGTGACCCTCGGCAGCCAATGCAGTGGACGCTAGGACCCTGCGGGACCCCAGGCGCCGCGACTGCACCGGCGCCGCTGCATTATAAATACTTCTCCAAAATGCGGCGCAGCTCCCAGCGCGCGCCCCGGCCGCCCGCCGCCTCCGCCCCGCGCCCctgagccgccgccgccgccgccgccgccggtcCGAGGGCGCCGCGCCCTTGTCTTGGGCCCGGGCTGTGCCCGCCCGCAGCCCGGCCCGCGTCCCTGCGCTGCGCCGCGCGGCCGGGTGCATGCATTGTGGGCCTCCAGACATGGTCTGCGAGACGAAGATCGTGGCCGCCGAGGACCATGAGGCGCTGCCAGGGGCCAAGAAGGACGCGCTTCTCGCCGCTGCCGGCGCCATGTGGCCCCCGCTGCCAGCCGCGCCCGGGCCGGCCGCGGCGCCCTCCGCGCCCCCGCCCGCGCCCGGCCCCCAGCCCTGCGGCGGAGCTGGGGGCGCGGAGCCTCCGGGGGGGCGCGGCGTGTACATCCGCGAGTTCCGCGCGGCCGAGCAGGATGCGGCGCGCCGCATCTTCTACGACGGCATCATGGAGCGCATCCCCAACACGGCCTTCCGCGGCCTGCGGCAGCACCCGCGCACGCAGCTGCTCTACGCCCTGCTGGCCGGTCAGTGCGCGGGGACCCCGTGGGGGACGGGGACTCGCGGCCGGGCCGGGCGCAGCCCGCGGATTCCCCGCGCTCCGCCTGCCGCAGTCCTCGCCCGCCGCCCCTCTGGGGACAAACGCTCGGGTCCCTCCGTCCCGCTGGCTCCACCTCGGGGCCGGGCTGGGGCTGCGCTCCTGTCCCTGAGCGGGACTCCGCTGGGGAAAGAAGAGAAGCCCCACACGCCCCTCGCACGGACACGCACCCGTGCGCCCACCAATTTCCGCGGCGGCCCCGGGCGAGGAGGCCACCAGCAGGGGGGCCGGCGCGGGCCACGGGCCAGGGCGCGCTGCGGGGGCGTGGGAACGAGCGCGGGCCGAGGGTCGGCGCCGCGGGCGGGGAGAACCAGGGTCTCCACCTGCGTCCCCTCTCCGGCCGCCCCACCTCTCGGGGCCCCTCCCGGCCGTGGCGAGTGGGGGCGGGGTGGCGGCAGGTAGCGCCCGCGGCTGGGGCTCGGCGCCTGGCGCGTGGAACTATATATAATCTCGGGGCGGGGGAGGCTGCTTCGCGGCTCCAAGTGCTAATTTATGAGGGGACGCAGCCAGCTGCCCGGGGTGCCGGGGGAGGTGTGCACGGAGGACGCAGAGCCAGGGGGCCGAGGGGGCAGCCGGCTCTTAGGGCAGGCAGCCCCCGCAGGGGTTTCAGACCTTTACTCCGAAGCCCCCGCGGGAAGGCGgttctccccatttcacagatggagtgaggaggggggaggggcgcGTTTTTCCCAAGGTCACGCAGCCGAGGCCAGGGTCTGCGTCCCGGGCGGCCCCAGGTGTGTCTGGGGCAGTCTTGGACCTCCCTCCTTGTCCCTGTCCAACAACTTCCAGGGGCCGGCCCAGGCAGTGTCCCACCTAGGGTCCCCCACTTCCTAAGGGAGGGCCTGCCCGCGCAGCTCCTTGGCTCCCGACCCCAGGCTGGAGTGGACAAAGCCCCTTCCCCAGCTGAGGGACCACAGGGGTGGTGGCTTGGGTCATCCCCCAGGAGCCCCGCCTGGGGCTGGTCCTGCTGACGCGCAGCCTGCCCAGAGGCCACTATTGCCCTCGGAGGCAGAAATCCGCTGTTCAGGCCGTAGAGGTAGCAGTCCTGGTGGCAGGAAGTTTGACCACAGGGAAAGCGGCAGGGGGCAGCCGCGGCGGCCCAACAGGCCCCTCCTCTGCACGTGACCCTGAGCGGCTCATTACGGGCAGGGTGTGGGGCTCCGTGTGGCCCCCTCCCGGTGTCCTGGGGGTCCTGCACCCAGTCTGCGGAGGGCCTGCCGGGGGCGCTGGCTTACGGTGCCCCTCTCCCGCAGTGCTCTGCTTTGCCCTGACCCGCTCGCTGCTGCTCACCTGCCTGGTGCCTGCCGGGCTGCTGGGCCTGCGTTACTACTACAGCCGCAAGGTGGTCCTCGCCTACCTGGACTGCGCATTGCACACAGACATGGCTGACATCGAGCAGTACTACATGAAGCCCCCTGGTGAGTCCCTGGGGTCTGCagcctcttcctctcctcccctttgTCCCTTCTGTCCTCTCTCCAGCCTCCTCCGGCAGCTGGGGTCACTCCAACATCCTCAGGGCAGGCCTGGGGGAGGGCACCCTGTGGTCCCAGCCTTCTGGGTGACAGGGCTCTGGGAAAGGGTGGGGGTGCAGTGGGCTGGCAAGGATAAGGAGAGGCAGCGCCAGGTCCTTGGGGCTGACGCAAGGCCCCCCGCCTgggtctgggcctctgtcctgctcTCCCTGAGTGTGGAGTGCTGAGTGACCTGAGCAGCCCTGGGCAGTGGTGTCCTGGCCCTGCTCTTTGTGCTGACCACGCCCTTTCCTGGCCCTCCAGAGGGGCAGGGGCCTTCTTTGCGTCTTGTTGGCCCTGCCTGGGGTGACTTGCTGGATGCGGGGCTGGCCTGGAGTGCCAGAGCCCTGTGGAGGAGGCCTGTGTGCCAGAGGAGAGAACCCCGTGGTCGGGAGAGGACTCGGGGAAGGGCAGAGGTCACTGGGGAGATGAGAACCCTAGGGGAGCAAATGTCTTGTGTCTTGGCCTACACTTCTGGTCTTTGGACCACTTAGCTGGAGGGAGCTCTCTGCAGCCTCCTGTCCTTCCGTAGTAGAAGGGGATCTGGTCCGGAGAAGCTGTGCTCTGTCCTCCAGGCTGGCCCCCAGGCAGGCTAGGTCCTGGGAGGCAGGGACATGTGGTTTTCTccatgcccagaggcagaggaggaagccTGTAGGATGCAAGGTCTCCCAGATGCTAGAGGGTCCCCAGGCCGAGGAGAGGGGACAGGGTGGGCCTGAATGTTTGTTTTGGGTCTAGCAGGAACCTGGTGAGTGCCAGGGAAGAGAGCAGGGGACAAGAGGTGAGGGGTCCCAGGGCAAGGGTGACCCATGCTGGTACTGACAGCTCCTGTGCCACCTGATCCAGCCACGCCAGCTTCTCCTCTTGGTGGCCagtcctgcccccaccctcactcTGTCCCCCAACAGCTGCCTGGCCGGCACTGGGCACCTTTGGCTCTCCTCAACCTTTTTCTGAGCCTGAACACAGCATCTTATAGCCTCCGTGGAGCCGGAGCTTCAGCCTGGCCTTGCCTGGGACAGTAGGGGCCAAAAGGGTGAGGCCACCTGGGTGGTGTTGCAACCTGGCTGCCGTAACATAGGGAGTGGGCTGGGTGTGGCACAAGGCCCCTGCTGGTGGCTCGCTGGGCTGCAGTCTCCCTGGgtgtgaggtgggggtggggaccctGCTTGCCCCTCCTGGGGCAGCTGCTGGATCTGCAGGGGGACCCCACAGTGGCAGAGAGGCTGGGCAGCTGCTGATGGGGctgctcaggcagtggagaaactGGGTGGCCCTGGTGGGTGGGGAGAGCCAGGGCCCCCTCccggcaggcaggcaggccagcTGGTGGCGGGGAGCTGTCAGGGGCAGAGGCCTCGCGCCCCTGTGGCCACATGCCAGCTCTCGGGGCACATGGCGCTTATGCAGGCAGAAGGCAGACAGACAGGCCGGGCAGCGTGTGAGGACTGTCTTCTGGGAGGGACAGTGGCTGCTCACGAGGGAGGCCTGGGTGCGCGGCATGGGGGCTGGCTGGTGCGAGGCTGCGGCCATGGGGTTGGGGCAGCTGCAGGCAGGGTGTGCGCGGAGCGGGCCCCTGGTAGTGGGCTCTCCCCTTGGCCTGTGCCCACaggcctctcccctccctcccctgtggTCTTCCCGCagctcctcctgccctgcccgGGCTGTGGTTGGTGGCCACCAGGCTGCCTGGCCACCAGGCTGGCTGCCCAGGAGAGGCCAGAGTTAGAGGGGTGTGTAGTGGTGCCCACTGCCGTCCTGGGGTCCCCACTTGGTTTTCTGAAATGTTCTCTATACAGACTTCCCCCAAGCCTTCCAGGGGCCCCCTCTGTGTCCTGACACACAGGCCACAAGGGTCACAGGCCCTGCAGCCCCTGACCAGGAGAGTGGAGGCCACAGGCCGACAGAGCCAGAGGCTGCTGAGGCGCCTGTGAGGCTCCTGGCATTGTGGCTCTCAGAGGGGGCCCTGGCCCAGCCATCAGCCTTCGTTGTAGGGGTCCTTCTGGATGCTTCATCATGGCATCCACCTCTGTCCCCAGATCCCTGGTGTGGACACAAGTGACAAGGGGGTGACAAGAGCCAGGGCAGGCCGCTGCACCTGTGGCCTGTGCCAGGTTGTCATGGCTATCCAGGCGTTTGGCCTGGGGTAGCCGGGCCTGCTTGGCTGAGGCCTGCCCAGCTCTTGGTTCCTGCGGGAGGGGCCCAGCGTCGGGCCaccccagggctgctgtgggttCTGTGTGGCGGGGAGCAGCTGCCACGTGGCAGCACCAGAGCCCTGACCACCCTGTTCCCACAGGCTCCTGCTTCTGGGTGGCTGTGCTGGATGGCAGCGTGGTGGGCATCGTGGCGGCGCGGGCCCACGAGGCGGACAACACGGTGGAGTTGCTGCGCATGTCTGTGGACTCACGCTTCCGCGGCAAGGGCATCGCCAAGGCACTGGGCCGCAAGGTGCTGGAGTTTGCTCTGGCGCACGACTACTCTGCGGTGGTATTGGGCACGACAGCCGTCAAGGTGGCCGCCCACAAGCTGTACGAGTCGCTGGGCTTCAGACACATGGGCTCCAGCGACCACTACGTGCTGCCCGGCATGACCCTCTCGCTGGCTGAACGCCTCTTCTTCCAGGTCCGTTACCACCGTTACCGCCTACAGCTGCGTGAGGAGTGACTGCCCGCTGCCCAGGCCGCTTTCAGACGCTCGCCTTGGTGTCTGTGTTGGGTTTTTCCTTTTCAACATCACGTGGTTCTCTGGCTGGTTCTCGGGCAGTGGGGCTGTCGCTTATCCGTGCCACTTCGCAGGGTGGGTTGTTCACAGCCACAGCACCTCACTCTGCCCGGCCTGCTAGGGCCACGGCCTGAAGAGTGACAGCATGGACCACCGCGTACCCACCCGGCTGCCCAGCCCTGGCTGGAGGGACCCCCTCTGGCCCACTGCTTCTGGGGCAGGCCCAGCCTTGCCCACCAAGCACAGAAGCTCTGCTGTGAGGCCCCCGCCTGGCAGGCCCCTGGCCACTAGCCAGCCAGGCTACGGCTCAGCCACTGGTCCCTGGGAGGCGTGGTGTGCTGGGCTGGCCGGCCACTGCCTCGTGGGGTGCTGAGCTGGCCGTGGGCCCTGCTTTGCTGTGTGCATGCTGAGGATGTGGCCTGGCTGCAGCATGCCGCATGCCCTCAGCTCCCGTCGGCTGCCCCGGACTGTCAGCACCCCTGCCCTGCTCCGGCCCTGCGCTCGCCACCGGTGGCCTGCCTGCATTCTGGAGGGCCTGATCGCCTCACGCCACCCCTTGCCTCACCCGGTTCAGCTCTGCTTTGACATCTGTCCCCTTTTCCCATTGGTCCCCGCCCCACCGTCCGGGCTTTGTTGATCGGCATATTGCCAGGTGTGGTTCCCAGAGCGGCCTGTTGCCCAGCTGTGGTCAGGGCCCTTCTGGAGAGCAGGGGTGGGGCGACAGCTGCCGGGCCACAGCTCCCCCAGCAGCCAGACCTCCCCACCCACGGCTGATGGGCTCTGCCCTGTGAGTCTTACTGACGCAGGCTGCTGCCTATACCACTGAGCCTACCGCTTTTCCCAGCCTGGAACCAACCTATTTTTTAATAAGTTATTTAGACAGAATAGCACTCTGCATGACTTTCTTGGGACAAAACGGTAGTTTATaccttaacacacacacacatctgtgtgGTCTAGAATATGCACTATTTCTGGCCCAGTTTGGTGGGAGTGGGTGGCCGGGTGGGTGGAGGTTGAAATCTGGAGGGAGACCCTGATTTAGCCTAAGTTCCCCCCAAAGAGCATTCCTGGTTTGTGAGGAGGCTCCGGGCCACCCCCATCTGGAAGGGAGCAAGTTCCCTGTAGCTCCCAGTGGGGGACAGGCGGTTGCCCTgtgctctggaggctggaggcaggcaCGGTGTGGGGTGGCTTGGAGGCCGAGGGGGAAGGGCTGCTCCGCAGCGCTCGCACACCCAGCCGTGAGCCTGGCCTGGCTGCCTCAGCCAGAGAGGAATAAATGCCTGTGGAGACCCCTTTATTTGGGGTTTGGTGGGGAATGGCAGGTGCAGTGGGCCCCTGAGCTGGCTTCTGAGTGTGGGTCCACGGAAAGGATTTCTTAAAAAGGCACTTTGGAAGTttgcaaatgaatgaaacaagCCCGGTTTCCTGAGGGGCCCTTTGTGTGGTCAGCAACGGAGGTACTTGCAGAACACTGTACAGACCCCAGTCTCCCTTGTACATTCTCCCTGGAGGCGCCCGGTCCCTACTCGGGGATGGGAGTTTTGTAGACTGTACAGAAATTGGCACCCTATTTTCTTGCTGCTCTCAGATTTTGTTAATCTGGATCATACAGACAGACGTAAAGTGTTTTAGCAAAATGGAAAACAGTTgtgcctttttcctctttcggTTCGGTTTGG is a window from the Manis javanica isolate MJ-LG chromosome 5, MJ_LKY, whole genome shotgun sequence genome containing:
- the NAT8L gene encoding N-acetylaspartate synthetase; protein product: MHCGPPDMVCETKIVAAEDHEALPGAKKDALLAAAGAMWPPLPAAPGPAAAPSAPPPAPGPQPCGGAGGAEPPGGRGVYIREFRAAEQDAARRIFYDGIMERIPNTAFRGLRQHPRTQLLYALLAVLCFALTRSLLLTCLVPAGLLGLRYYYSRKVVLAYLDCALHTDMADIEQYYMKPPGSCFWVAVLDGSVVGIVAARAHEADNTVELLRMSVDSRFRGKGIAKALGRKVLEFALAHDYSAVVLGTTAVKVAAHKLYESLGFRHMGSSDHYVLPGMTLSLAERLFFQVRYHRYRLQLREE